Within Sorghum bicolor cultivar BTx623 chromosome 2, Sorghum_bicolor_NCBIv3, whole genome shotgun sequence, the genomic segment AGTTCAGCATTGCATTGTACAATCATAAGTTGTGCATAGAAATTGATGCATTTAGCACATAACAAAAATTTTAGGTGAGAGTGCATTTAAAAAAATTAGGGCTGTTAGTCTGATGCTGTGTGTATCTCATCTGCATCACATCTTGTATCGTTTGAAAAGGTAACATGTTTATCACACAAAAGTTTCATACTTGTGGAACAATGAAGTTTCTCATATAAATGGTTGTTCTGGCAATTTCATCTTTTAAATGCATGCtatgaaaaaaatagaaaagtacCGACTACTGATAAAACTTGTCCACTGATTATGTTACTGTAGAATGTCACATAAGACCTCAAAGCTATAACTTTGTCTTTCTGCCATGACTTGACACAGAATTATATAAACTGTATAAATCCTGTGATCAGGTACACAAACTAAACATCAAATTAATTTTGCATCCTTTTTGTCTAGTCAGTGATCCTCCAATCAATCCCTAGTAAACTACATAACTTGTGATATATGATGAATATATGTGCTTCACCTTATAACATTCTATAGCATAGATACCTATGTAGTCGATCTGTGCATTGGTGTACACCTAACAAGTTGGTTAACAATATTTCTGGAAATAAGGGGCTACAAGTATCCCTGTGGACCTGTGGTATGACATGCATTGGCGCCTGCGGTTTTACCTACGCGTTATGTAACAATGTTCACCTGAATGAATCagttttaaaattcaaattctattgatCAATCCGACATCTCAGTAAATATTTCGTTATCAACTGCAACATTTTGAAGTCAGCAACCTAAAGTCCACCATTATTTACATATCTGTAAGTAATTGCCTGACAAGAATAGACTTTACCCCTCAAAAAATTCGAATAGTTCATCTGCAGTAAATGGGTAGCCATTGGAGAAAGTCACGAAGAGAGTTCTCTCATCACGGGGAATACTGGGCTGTCGCTGCACCTGGATCTGTAGCTGGATCTGTAGCAAAATATGGGATAGCAAGGTATTAGGTCTTGTAACCACAGCAAGATAATTGAATAAATAATTTGCAGACGTCCAGGATAGTGAAACTTAGAAAATTCTTACTGCATCAGCTTGTGGATCATCCCTTAAGTTCAGGCTATCAAAAAGGGTCGCCAAAGGGTATGTTGATAGGCACTGATCGATTGGATTTTCAATATCTCTGAGGATCTGATTTTTGGGGGATGGCATGCTTCTAGAACTTGAGCCTTCTTCATGACTCGGATTACCAGTGAAGGATGCCCTGATCTTAGACAAAAGATCCTTCTGCAGGAATGTTTAGGGAAAggaaaaaataattaaaaacatcTTTCAACATCTCTCGGACTCACAGCTCTAAGTACACTCTCTTACCGTGCTCATGATAGGAGCTTTACCCTTCATGTTCTGTTGCTGAACTTGTTGATGATTGTTTCGGTAGATACGTTCCTTTGCCTCTGCTATTTCTAGAATATCTTCTAAAGCCTTGTAGCAGAAATTGTTGAGGTAGAAAAGGATACCTTCCGTAGCTTCTTTCTGGAAATAGCCTTCTTCCTCAGATCTATGATTGAAGTGACTAGACTTACGACGTAGAGCTTCAATAAACATTTTTCCAGCAACGGCAATTCCCCTGAGATTATAGTTATCAAAGGATTCTACGCTTGCAAGGAAATCAGGATGACCATTCCCTTCAAGCCACAACCAAAAGGAAATTATCTCCATGGAGAGGGAACACTCCATCTGAAGGGAAAAGACCATCCGGGAGAACAGCTGGCGCACAATCATATGGATAGAACTAGTAGCATTCAGTAGATCCGGCGGCGCCTTGGAAGCCATGAGAGCCAGTAGTGAAGAAAAAGTGAGGAAAGAGGAATTCAGAGTTTTGAAACGAAGGGAGGGCTGGCTTGAGTGAAGAAGAAAATGCAGTCTCGACTAGGCTTATCAGTTAAGTATATGCATAAATGTTCACATTGGGTTGttttccaattcaacccctgtCCACGTTAGCTAGATGGCCCACAATGCATAGACTGGAGGATAGGCAGAGGTGACAAAATAAGCATACGAAGCAAAAGCTGTACTCATTAAAGGTAGTCACATTTTGAGCACACACCTGCCAAATAACTGATGAAAATTTGCATTAACCACCTTTAGTGAGTTGGAACTTCAAAACAACACATCGATTTTCTCTGGGGTGTCTGCTGCAAATCCATGCCTACTGAAATGCCCTTTGAATAAATAAGGAAATTATACATGGTAGAATTGCAAATGTTCATAAAAAGACAAAGTTGGTAAACTTTAATGTTCCTCTAGTCTATAATATAAGAAGGAAATGGGTTCAGCAAGACTGGTTCTGATGAAAAGGATTTGAACGTTAGACATAAGATTTAGTAGTAATCATTTGAGCTAACTCATATTCTAGAATTAAATgcatttttaaaaatattttctatAGATGGATTCCAAAATTTAAGTAAAAGAtggagtaaatatttttttgagcACAAGATCTAATTCCTCCATCTCAAAATATCGAGCATATTAGGATTAAGGAAAGTCTAGCTTGGTAGAAACGATGGGTTCTTTATAAAAAACGATTATACTCTTATTTGCATGTTGCTTTTAGGGCAACTTATCGGACCCACTTTTGGAACGCCTTGCAGAAAAAGACCGACAAACTTTTTCAAAACTGGGCATGTGGCATGATGGAGACTGTGGCTATGGAAATAATCCCAAGCATGAATGGTCATCATTGAAAAGGCTTAGCGCATAGCATTTAATCATTAATTATCCTTTTGTTTGGTTTTGCTTTTCGAGAGCTAAAAAACAGCATGGGGCTGGAACTGTAATAAGAATTGGTTGTGTGCAATACTCTTGCGCAGAGACCAGCTTCTTCTAAAAAACTTGGTACCTTTTTTAGCAAAACAATATATTAAGCTACACAAGAGATCAGTTTGTTTCACTAGACTTAAAACGATCATTTGCTTCACACAAAAAGGATTGTATTTTTTCATCCATTGCACCTGTGTGAGCTATAAGATTCTCATGTAGTTCGCTTGGCTCTCCAAAAGTTCTCGACATAATGTTATGTAAAACGAGCATGTGTTGGGAAAGGAATAATGAAACATGTTGAGCTGGGGATATAGTGGCAGCTAAGTTTTTGACACACTTGGGAAGATATTTGTATCCGAAGTGGCAATTACTTCTAAAATTTGATAATATATGTACAGAGCCATGCATAGCCATTTTCACTTACGGATGGGGATATGCAAAAAGTACGTGGCTTTAATTCGGGTCTGGAGGGCTCCGGCTACGTCACTCAGTGCAGATGAGCCATGCATGCCAAATGCTCCCTTAGACCGGCCCATCAACCCATTTTTATTCGGAACCTGACATGTTGAATTTTGGCCCGTTAACTTTGACACAGAAGATTACTAACTCATGTAGCATGGATGAACAAAAAAAGCCCACCTTCCACTAATGAGGGTCACTTTGGAATGCATGGAATTTAGAG encodes:
- the LOC8084606 gene encoding uncharacterized protein LOC8084606, which encodes MASKAPPDLLNATSSIHMIVRQLFSRMVFSLQMECSLSMEIISFWLWLEGNGHPDFLASVESFDNYNLRGIAVAGKMFIEALRRKSSHFNHRSEEEGYFQKEATEGILFYLNNFCYKALEDILEIAEAKERIYRNNHQQVQQQNMKGKAPIMSTKDLLSKIRASFTGNPSHEEGSSSRSMPSPKNQILRDIENPIDQCLSTYPLATLFDSLNLRDDPQADAIQLQIQVQRQPSIPRDERTLFVTFSNGYPFTADELFEFFEGNFGGVEIISVEEPVEPRPPLYAHICFFTQETILHILRGNPRVKFVIRGKHLWARQFVPKRKKVRN